The Setaria viridis chromosome 2, Setaria_viridis_v4.0, whole genome shotgun sequence DNA window aaaggctagtgggaaaaaaagactctgagaggcattttatcccggtttgaaacaccaaccgggataaaagacccccccttttatcccggttggtaacaccaaccgggataaaagggtcccccaacgagctcactggaaggtggctggaaggggattaaatcctcggacccttttatcccggttagaaacaccaaccgggataaaagggggtcttttatcccggttggtatttccaaccgggataaaagggtcccccacgagttaatacaaaaggatagtatcccctacatagtcagatgtggtgtgtaggtgggatggcaaggaagctacgcgcgaggctggaggttgtgggttcgaatcccacgaaccgcgcacgcgcatattcgcgtgacttgtgagggggcctcctgggagctcgggaattttttttttgttttgcagcTGCCGGCCGtgggtgaacccttttatcccggttggtattaccaaccaggataaaagggggtcttttgtcccggttgagtgacccgggactaaagaccccccccttttgtcccggttggtttatcccggatgcatatccgagagatatgcaccctaccaaccgggataataggtgagttctctaccagtgctTGTCGTGCATTAAGTTTTTTTATGTTACAACAATATTTTCTACATGGAAATTTAGCATCTTGAAGCAGATTTGCGTTTAACCAATGTCATTTAGCACCCGCAAACTATGAAACACGATTAAATGGAGGCATTGAAATTGCACTCTCAGGAATCCATAAAGTGCCAGTGCTTTCACACAAGTATACACCAGGGAAACAGAGCATGCATGTAGCATCAAACACAGGCAAACAAAGCATGAATCATATACAATTCAAAGCAGTGGCGGAGCTTCAATCAAATATGGGAGGGGAGCAACACTTAGAATTAGAAATTTTGAATCTTAATTGTTGAATTAGAAATGCTACCGTGTTTAACTATTGCAGaccaaaaaatatttttgcaggTTCTTTTAGGAAGACACACTAGCTATGGTTCTGGGCTCTATTGCAGCATACTGATGACCGGAGGGAACGGTTTTGTCAAGACATGCCAACttctggagttctagagctaTGCATTTCTTCGCGTCCTATGGATGGCCTTGCTTTTTGCAAAGTGGTCAATAATGTTAAACATGGTGTGTGTTAAACTTTGGGCGTGCTTGTAATATTGGCGGTCTGATGCCTCTCATTTGAGGTGTTTGAAGCTAGAATTGTTTCCATTATCTAACAAAACTTGGTGTAATGTCCTATATATTACTCCATAGACTAAAGGATTACAAAAGTGAAATGGATGCACATCTTatatttgggatggagggagtgtTGATTAGAAAGTGAACTTGATCACCACTTGGGAAAGTTATTTATTTAGTCACAGATCTGGATCTGAAGTAGTTAGTCCAAACTCCACAAGGGTATCTAGTGGCCTCAAACCTTGAGGGTAGTCAATACTTCAAAATTTATTGATTTATAGGTTTAGATCTTGACCTGAGTGAAGTACTTAGTCcatattaaaaatatttttaaccATCATACGATATATAACATGTCGATCCGTAAGTTGAATTGCTAGTGGTTTGGACTTTTGAGCCAACGATGTTGAGGCCACTGTTAATCATTTTGTGTAGCGTCCACTTACAGAACAGCTTTGAAATATATGTGATGATGATTAAAAATATACTTTAGTTTAAACTAAGTGTTCCAGATCAAGATCGATAACTATgaataaataattttcaaaagtGATGACTAACTTCATACCAAGATCCATATATAACACTGCGAAATTTAGATCAAGGTCTACAAATACAAATAATCATGACTTTCACAAGTATTGACTAACTTGGGATCAAGGTCAAATTTTAATAAATAGATACTTCCTTAAAACCTTAATTAATATAACCCCATAAGCACATGGATGTGGTCTCCAATACAACACTTTAACTAGATATATCATTATAAGTAGGATGTGTTATATattattaaattattttttatgataAGTTTTGTAACATTAATCATATGTTGTTAATCAATATGCTActaatgagagagagagagagagagaatagcCAGGTCACATACTCCCTCTATTTGAAACTATATATGAGGCGTATTTTGTTTAATTAGGACATGAGTTTGACCAAGAAATACTCTAATAGTATTACACTTTATGTGATAAAAATGTATTTAGCCAGAAGaaagaaatatatatttttttgtaaACGAATTTAATTAATGACGCCAACTTAGAGTAATAATTATTGGTGAAAGGCTTATCCTAATAAAACAAAATAAGCTCTTCAGAGGTAGGGAGTATGTATAACAACAAATTAGAAATAATACCGAGTTTAACTATTGCAAACCAAAAAACTTTTTTGCAGGTTCTTTTAGGGGGGACACACTGGCTATGGTTCTGGGCTCTATTGCAGCATATTGATGACCAGAGGGAACAGTTTTGTCAAGACATGCCAACTTCTGGAGTCTAGAGCTATGCATTTCTTCGCGTCCCATGGATGGCCTTGCTTTTTGCGAATTGGTCAATAATGTTAAACACACTGTGTGTTAAACTTTGAGGATGCTTGTAATATTGGCAGTATGATGCCTCTCATTTGAGGTGTTTGAAGCCGGAATTGTTTCCACTATCTAACAAAAATTGGTGTAATGTCCTATACATTGCTCCATAGACTAAAGTATTGCAAAAAGTGAAATGGATGCACATTTTAtatttgggatggatggagtattgaTTAGAAAAGGTGACCTTGATCACCACTTGGGAAAGTTATTTATTTAGTCATAGATCTGGATCTGAAGTAGTTAGTCCAAACTTCGTAAGGGTATCTAGTATCCTCGAACCATGAAGTTAATCAACACTTACAAAGTTATTCATTTATACTTTTAGATCTTGACATGAATGGATCGAGTACTTATTAATCAATATTAAAACTATCTTTAAGCGTCATAAGATGTATACTATTTTGATCCGTAAGTTGAATAGCTAGTCGTTCATTTATGGTTAAAGATAAGCTTTCATAAAAATGTCAgcctgtttcaaaaaaaaaaaagaatgagcgGCTAATAACTGAATTTTCTTACTATGTCCGCATTGAGCGTAGGAAGCATGTGGTGCATCCGGCAGTCTCAGGACTTAGCACCGCACCCAGCTATAAATACATGGTTACCACTCCAAGTTCTCTCAAAGCAGAGACCTACTCTTTTGTTAGTACCAACGATCTATCTTTTTTGGTGTTAGCCATGACTAACCCCCCTTACTCCAAATTCGGTGCGCTTCGCAACCCACCCCAGGAAAAAGAGCTTTTCTTCCACTTGTACTTGCACCACGCCCATTCGGGAGCCGACCAAAACCAATTCGAGATACTAGCTTCGAAACGTCCCAACATATTGGGCACGACCCTGGTAAATGATTGGCTCATATATGACAAGCGTGGCCAGGGTGCCAAGGTGGTTGCTCGTGCACAGGGGCTACATATCCAGTCTGGCATGAAAGCCAAAAACTGGCGCTCTTCCTTCAGCATTGTATTTGAGGATGCCAACGCCAGGTATGCAaacattttgtttctttctaaagctttaggtggtgtttggttagCTCAAATGCAATGTAATTTGATTACGgaaggtaacgaatcccattacgtatgtttggttgcggtagtttgtaatcaattgacactgtaatcgaatcccttacctaaataatatctatgcaaGCTTGgtacccctcctcctccaccgtaaTCATATACAACACTCACAAGCTTGGTACGCAAATTGTTTCTTAACTAGtctatcaacccgtgctcccgcacgggctaatatttttagaatttattatattttaaaattatttagaaatgaaactcttagctaataattaaaattgtttacctactactcccttattttttcaatactttaACATGATACTTATATAGAcatgtacttatctttgtccagttgtgattgatttttaattaataattactctatgcactttttcatccatattcatactttttccattttgtatcacacctccaatcctccatacattatgtttagcatacaaatcaatatttttcatcgattcctcacatacatgtataaatggtctaaatggtggcactcatcatgtgtatattcttaacttagtatttttttatattaacaatgatataaataagtaatttagaatcatatattagtttactttttgacgtttctgtatgatgcacatgaagataattagattaagatttaggtgtttattttaggttatttttaataacgatatACGTgagtaacatagataaaattttagaatgatattttaagttatgctttataatgatgtgtattagtaaattagatgaagattatggggttactttagattacttttttataatagctgagctcggtaatttagatatataggtttagagctcatttttgaatattttcacaataatagtggtgggtaactttttagaaaatataatagatcaatggctataaTTATTAGAGATTACacgattggtgtttgatgtttttaatttttataagactttatctcttttttctagcttgtctcgtgggaactaatgcagagtctccaatggaaaaaaaatgagactacattgctacaaaactattaccataagctacctctcgtttgttaaatattcgaacacaatacttatatagatatatacttaatatcttcatccaattgtgatagattttagttagtaattactctataatattttcatccacatttataatttttaacttttcactttgcatcgtaggtatgcacttgaatttgtttaatgaaccctaaatTTGAgatataattttaacatagaaatctatattctcatcactctatatctttataagtggtgacacacatcatgcgtatagatcttaattattatatcatataccaatagtgcaagatatagtgATTTAGAATCATGTATTGTTGTgtatttttaattaaaaatatttgattcaaacgtagggtcacctcatgttatttttaataatgacatgtgtgggtaatatagatgcaaatttaaggggttactttaagttttttaagtaatagtggtaggcaattcagttgcaaattagaggttattttaaatattgtttataatggtataagtgcgtaattttgataaagatcaggggttactttagtttattttatataatgacttgaggtgggtaatttatatatagatttaggggttactttaggctattttcataatggcataggtgggtaattttttagaaaacataatagatccaatggctatgatgatttgaatctatcgattgatggtcggatgttttgcttttttgtgagaatttctagaatttctctgtTTTTCTAgaatgtccacctaggaatcctaggtggcttcacctggaggcttcaaaagtagcctccaattagtaatagtaagatttcTAAAGCTTTAGTAGTGTTTATGTACTATACGTTATCATTACAATATGTTATAATGCATTTTTAcattaatatttattattacaAAATAGGTTCAAGGGGTCGTCGCTGGAGGTGATGGGTCCTCATATACGATTCGGTCAATGGGCCATTGTCGGTGGGACCGGGGAGTTCACTTTGGCGCGGGGCATCATACACAAGACCGAAGTAGAACGACTACGTGACAAGAACATTATCGAGCTTAAGATCCATGCATTCTACACCCCGATGCGAGCTGAAGCTGTTTCCGCGGGGCAATGGACTCTCGGGCCATGACCAAATAGCTACCAATATCATGATGGGTCTTCGCCTTGTATCCCCTTTCAATAACGCTCCCGTATttatatgatgtttaggacaagctactCGTCGTAAACGTCTTATATCTGAGAATGGAAGTAGTACATGCATGGGATTGTTCAATGCCAGTCCTTCCTGCTTCCATTTCTTGTTGTTTAAATTTGGAATACTCCATATATGCATACAGTATAATAATTATATTGAAGACGACCAGCCGACCATTATCGTCATTGATATTGTGTTCACTTTTCTTACATCAATCAATGTGTTCTACTTTGCCACAATAATGATCGACAAAATGTAAATTAAAGCCCGCTTTGTCAATCGGTGTTTATTTTCACTATCACCTGCTGGCTATGAAACACCATTAAATACAGCAGCACATATCCTTGGAAGATAGCAATATCAAGAACGTACCAAGAACAACTCAAGAACTCTTTAAATTTTAAATATGTAGTAGATTCTTTACCGTTTAaaaaaggaacaacaagagTAGTGGTTCAAGTCACGCAAAAGGTCTATCAAAAAAAAACCGGCGCTGCTAGCGCCCGAACCTCCAATGGAAAATTTTCCATTGCACGTTTCGACGATTCATTAAAAATTACCTATAGCAACATCAGTGTTTGAtgtttgcaacatgaaaaacaATGTGTAAATAATGACTACGTCGTTCGACTCtggggatagaaaattcccgccCCAACATGAatactatgtttcatgcaacattcactgtgAAATATATTAAAACAATATTTGCAACATCAATatttaactattgcaacatgtGTCGGAGCGCCGGACGTCTGTTCTATAGCattactagaaaaaaaaagtcatgcAAAAGGTCAGTCCAGTCAGATAGGCAACAGTCATAGCCcatgtatttgtttttttaacatTGGGCTCCTTTCAACCAATGTTAGTTGTTCATAAATACTACCAGTACTGTGTCCtgattgttttttcttttactacTTTCCTTTTACTCTTCAGTCAGATAATATAACTGCTAGCTTTACCGACTTTTCTTGTCTTTGTGTAACGAATCATTCGTAACCCTGCGATTAACTGAGGCTTTATCCTGAGCAACAGATGTTATTTGACAGTGAACAAATAAAGAATATGCAGCATAGTTTTGGCATCGGAAATGCATTGTGATTCCGTTGAGCAACCATAACCCAAACCCGGGAATTTAGATGGGTTGAAAAGAATTGAAGATGGAGCAAATTGACACAAGAGGTATAGTCGTGCTTCAGATTGGGGTTCAGAGTCTTGAGAGTTTAGAGGATGGGGCAAACCGGAGACGATTGGAGTTTAGGATATGGATGGATACCTGGAGGTAGAATGCGCCGCCAGCTTTTGCATTGCGACGGCCAGCGGAGCCGGCCTACTGGGTGCCGAGGAAACGATGCGGCGGCCGATGGCCACGGCGGTGCAGCTCGACCCGTTCCGCGGCCAAACACGTGCATCCCGGTCCCCTCCCCGATGACTCCATGCCCACCTCACCGGCGCGCGGGAGCGCCGGCGAAGGCAACGGTAGCTGCTGCGCCATAACAGTGTACTACTTTGTGATCCAAATCAATCGAATGAACAGAGGCAAACAAGAACGAACTTGCGAAAGTACAGCTAATTTGATAGACTGCGCTTGCCACCATTCCCATTTGATTTAGTGACCCCCTATTCTCCAAGcgccaatgtagcaccattcAAACGATTATACGGAGAAAATGAAATTGCACTCTCAGATGAAAGGATTCCATAAATTCTTAGGTCAGTTTCAATgggagtttcatgagcattaaatttgttgccacatcagcaaaattgctaaCTTGGCAATCACAACATTTATGTGATTGCCGTTTATGATCTACGCAATTAGGCTTCCCTGTTTCTAGTCTTCACTCTTGATTCTTGAATCTCAGGTACAGTACAGATCTTGATCATGTACTGCTTCAGTGCTCACATGATGAGAAGCACTTGCACTGTCTGCCAATTACAGAGAAGCCTGATTTGCAAGTAGTCAAAACTTCGCCTTTTCACAGTACAGTAATGCCTGAAAGTTGAGGTTTTTGACAGCAGGTAGTGACCTCTTACCGCAATCCATGCTTGTTGCTGATCCTGCTCTGATCGATAACCTGCGCAAAGAAATAGACCATCACTTCGCCGTATTGTGCAGAGCAGAGATGTCATTTGCGCACAGACAGACAGGCCCGCCGCgcgctgagctgagctgagatCACGCGCTATGTTAGACAAGGGCGTGACGGAGGCCGCGATCACCATCGGCGACGCGCCCAAAGCGCGGGCGATTACCTCGGAGGAGAACGAGGGCCACGGCGACGAGGTGATGTCGACACGCGCGCCATGGGTCTACGCTGCGCACGCGGGGTATTCCGCGGCGAATATAGGTGAGAAGGCGCCGGGCCGGAAAGAGTCAAGACCAAGTCAACGTGGATCGCCTCGGAATGCCCCACGTGTCGAAGGCGCCGCACCGGAAGGAGCCACTGGGGCACCGGTCATGCTGTGGCTTCAAACACGGAGACGACGACCTGCGGTGGAGGCGCGGCGCATGTGCACGAGGCTGTGGTCTCCGACGACGCTGGGCGCGATGGCAGCAGTGAGCGGGCTGGGGAGAGTGTGCTGGACGCCCGGCCAGGATGGAGTCGGTATGCTCGATCGGTTTCCTCTGCGACGTCTAGCCATGACGAAGTCCATTGTGGTATCACTCCGTCGGGTCTTCTGGGTACGGTGGACCTGGAGGTGGAATCCGCGGCCAGTTGTTGCGGGGCACGGCGAGCGGAGCCAGCCTTTCCGGTGGTGAGGAACGATGCGACGCCCGACGGCAAACGTCAGGGCGCTCCGCCGGATGTCAATATCCCTGGCTAGGAGGGATTTACAAAATGCCCTttgatttggatcgcgattaattaATAATCGTGATTCGATTATTTGCATATAGCGCCCAGTAATTTTGCAAAGTGGTCCTTATTTGGGGGcgctctctctttctcccttgTCGGCTCATCGTCCAGCTGTAGAGCAGCTGCGCCGTCGTTGTCTTTGCCGGCGCTCCCGCCGGTGAGGTGGACGCTGCTTGGCGAGAGAGTCGTCAATCGAGTCCGAGCTCTATCGCAAGCCGTCAACTTTGACTAGAAGAGGTCGAGCAATAAGCAAGGCCATTCCCTTTCGTCTTCTTCCCTGGCCATGGTTGGGCTTTCACCCAACAGCTGAGCCAGCACGGGTGGAGGGCCGCTTCTTGCCGGGGCGGACAGCGGCAACAGCGACTGTGGACCGGGGTCGGAGGATGGACCGGGAGCAGAGCGCGCGCCGATTTAGGAATCACATTGTAAAATTCCTATCGGGGGCTATATATtcaaataatcggatcgcaaTTAATTCGCATCTAGATCGGGCGGCATTTTGTAAGCATTCAGATCGTGATTAATAGCCGCAATCCAAATCAGGGGGCATTTTGCATATCCTCCAGACCGGGGACATGGGCATCCGGCAGCGCTATGGTTAGTACTGGTAGTATTTATTAAGAAATAATATTGATTGAAACAGGCCCCAACGGTCAGGAACATATGCATGGGCTATGAAAATTGTCTATTTCACTGGACTGACCTTTTGCATGACTTAAATGAGACTCTTTTTTTGAAATGGTAAAAAATGCGTGACACATTTTATTTTGGAAGAGTTGTTGATATGGCATTGAATCCTTGGCTGAGGCATTTCACTCCTTTGTGCAGATCATGGATCAAGCCGTCACAGTTGGCTGGCAGCTCTGCAAGAACTGGCAGCTCATTCCATACCTCTTGGCTCTAATTGATTCTGGTTTGTCCCTGACGTCTGATCTCCAATTACCTTTGCATCCACTACGATCGTCGAGAAGGTAGGGGTTGTGCCCTCGTAGCCCTGGGAACAGGTGCACCGGTACCCGACGCCGTTGGTGGAGTTGACACAGTCGCTGTTGGCGCTCCGGCACATGTAGCCCGTCTTGTTGCGCTTGGCGGCGTCGCAGTTGGCGACGTTCCGGATGGCTCAGTCGAGCACGACGGGCACGGCGAAGTCATCCGTCCGGTTGAACTCCGGGCGGCCACGGTAGGTGTTCTCGTACCGGCAAGCCGTCGTGTTCTCGAGGAAGCTCCTTTGGCTCTTCCGTGGAGAATATCTTGAAcccaccgccacctccgtcTCACCAGTGACCACATGCTCTGTTTCTCGGAAAAGCAGGCAGGGTGGTGATGCTGAGCATGTGTTCAGTTGCACATCTCAAGCCTCAACTTCTAAAAGATAATGCCGTGTTGCTGTGATTCCCGAGTCAAGTTGTTGTCAAAAGATAATGCATGATCGATCCACGATGCTtgcctggtggtggtgggtggcaTCTAAAGTCACGCACTGCACGCTTGTCACCTCGGGTCCCATCTCCTctcttttacatttttttttgtttttcctgcAGCACAGGACACATTCAAAAAATTCACAGCACAGGATATGTTCCTGCCTGGTGGTGAGGATAGGATTGGGAGGGACATGGCGTATCTGTCAACCTCTTGAGGTCTCTATCTCGATCTAAACACAACAACCCTCGATCCACCTCCGTTCATGTGCCATGGAGCGAGCCATGGTGAGCGCGGCCACCGGAGCGATGAGTTCCG harbors:
- the LOC117846275 gene encoding dirigent protein 11, translating into MTNPPYSKFGALRNPPQEKELFFHLYLHHAHSGADQNQFEILASKRPNILGTTLVNDWLIYDKRGQGAKVVARAQGLHIQSGMKAKNWRSSFSIVFEDANARFKGSSLEVMGPHIRFGQWAIVGGTGEFTLARGIIHKTEVERLRDKNIIELKIHAFYTPMRAEAVSAGQWTLGP